The following proteins come from a genomic window of Mammaliicoccus sp. Marseille-Q6498:
- a CDS encoding proline/glycine betaine ABC transporter permease, whose amino-acid sequence MLNILPILPVSDWANSFVQWLTDTFSFIFDPIKTVLGDFMQFIISILELIHPFIFIIIIMILAYFVMNKKIIAPILVGIGLFFIYNQDLWDELLNTMTLVLISSLLSVIIGVPLGILMSKNDRFQSVMKPILDLMQTMPAFVYLIPAVAFFGIGMVPGVFASIIFATPPTIRLTNLGIRQISAELIEASDSFGTTSMQKLIKVQLPLAKASIMAGVNQTVMLALSMVVIASMIGAPGLGRDVLSSLQRAEVGTGFVAGISIVILAIIIDRFTQSSKTK is encoded by the coding sequence ATGCTTAATATCTTACCTATATTACCTGTATCAGATTGGGCTAATTCATTTGTACAGTGGTTAACAGATACGTTTAGTTTTATTTTCGATCCAATTAAAACGGTCTTAGGCGACTTTATGCAATTCATCATTAGTATTTTAGAGTTAATCCATCCATTCATATTTATCATTATCATCATGATATTGGCATACTTTGTAATGAATAAGAAGATTATCGCCCCTATTTTAGTAGGTATTGGTTTATTCTTCATTTACAACCAAGACTTATGGGATGAACTTTTAAATACAATGACACTTGTATTAATCAGTAGTTTATTATCTGTCATCATCGGTGTACCACTCGGCATTTTAATGTCTAAAAATGACCGCTTCCAATCAGTTATGAAACCGATATTAGACCTTATGCAGACAATGCCTGCATTCGTATATTTAATTCCTGCCGTAGCATTTTTCGGTATTGGTATGGTTCCAGGTGTATTCGCATCTATTATATTTGCAACACCACCTACTATCCGTTTAACAAACTTAGGTATTAGACAAATATCTGCAGAATTAATCGAAGCAAGTGATTCATTCGGTACTACTTCAATGCAAAAATTAATTAAAGTACAACTCCCTCTTGCTAAAGCATCAATCATGGCCGGTGTTAACCAAACTGTCATGCTAGCTTTATCAATGGTTGTAATAGCATCAATGATTGGTGCACCAGGTTTAGGTAGAGACGTATTAAGTTCACTACAACGTGCAGAAGTCGGCACAGGTTTCGTAGCAGGTATAAGTATCGTTATCCTTGCTATCATCATTGACCGCTTCACTCAATCATCAAAAACAAAATAA
- a CDS encoding glycine betaine ABC transporter substrate-binding protein produces the protein MKNKWRLLVLALSLALVLAACGNGGSSEKGDLGKKDINLSYVEWDSEIASTHVMQKVLEDEGYNVKVTPLDNAVMWQSVASGETDAMVSAWLPSTHGDLYKKNKKDMTNLGPNLKGAKTGLVVPKDFKGDSITDLKNQNGKKIIGIEPGAGVVKASEKAVKDYDLKGWKVDTSSSGAMTTTLGQAMKKGDDIVITGWSPHWMFQKYDLKYLKDPKKSFGNAEHISTMARKDLKKDSPKAYETLDKFNWTTKDMESVMLDIQKGTSPKKAAAKWVDNNKDKVKKWTKESK, from the coding sequence ATGAAGAACAAATGGCGTCTACTCGTACTTGCACTTTCTTTAGCTCTAGTATTAGCAGCATGTGGAAATGGTGGCTCAAGTGAAAAAGGGGATTTAGGTAAAAAAGATATCAATTTATCTTACGTTGAATGGGATTCAGAAATTGCTTCAACTCATGTTATGCAAAAAGTATTAGAAGATGAAGGTTATAACGTTAAAGTAACACCTTTAGATAACGCAGTAATGTGGCAATCAGTAGCATCTGGTGAAACAGACGCAATGGTTAGTGCTTGGTTACCATCTACACACGGCGATTTATATAAAAAGAATAAAAAAGATATGACAAACTTAGGACCTAACCTTAAAGGGGCTAAAACAGGTTTAGTCGTACCTAAAGACTTCAAAGGCGATTCAATTACTGACTTGAAAAATCAAAACGGTAAAAAAATCATAGGTATTGAACCAGGCGCTGGTGTTGTTAAAGCATCTGAAAAAGCAGTTAAAGACTATGACTTAAAAGGATGGAAAGTTGATACTTCTTCATCAGGCGCTATGACTACTACATTAGGTCAAGCAATGAAAAAAGGCGATGACATTGTTATCACTGGTTGGTCTCCACACTGGATGTTCCAAAAATATGATCTAAAATACTTAAAAGATCCTAAAAAATCATTTGGTAACGCAGAACATATTAGTACAATGGCTCGTAAAGACTTGAAAAAAGATAGTCCAAAAGCATACGAAACTTTAGACAAATTTAATTGGACTACTAAAGATATGGAATCAGTAATGTTAGATATCCAAAAAGGTACTTCACCTAAAAAAGCAGCAGCTAAATGGGTAGATAACAACAAAGATAAAGTAAAAAAATGGACTAAAGAATCTAAATAA
- a CDS encoding GNAT family N-acetyltransferase: MERIKLKMLRDNVENIPQYELPEGFTIRKFRDGDEHNWAKIETSAKEFSDIEKALKRFDKEFGNNIEEVRNRCLFIENSEGEAIGTTTAWYENVEDSGETIGRIHFVAIKEEYQGKKLAKPLLSAAMNIIIEEKHHKVYLTTQTTSYPAINMYLNYGFLPYDVSEEERKGWLMMEEVLDRDLGI, encoded by the coding sequence ATGGAAAGAATTAAATTGAAAATGCTCCGAGACAATGTGGAAAATATTCCTCAATACGAATTACCAGAAGGGTTTACAATTCGTAAGTTTAGAGACGGTGACGAACATAATTGGGCTAAAATTGAGACAAGCGCTAAAGAATTTAGTGATATTGAAAAAGCTCTGAAAAGATTTGATAAAGAGTTTGGTAATAATATAGAAGAAGTACGGAACAGATGTCTTTTTATAGAAAATAGTGAAGGGGAAGCAATAGGCACAACGACAGCTTGGTATGAAAATGTAGAAGATTCCGGTGAAACTATAGGAAGAATACATTTTGTTGCGATTAAAGAAGAATACCAAGGAAAGAAATTAGCCAAACCATTATTGAGCGCTGCGATGAACATTATAATAGAAGAAAAACATCACAAAGTATACCTAACTACCCAAACAACAAGCTATCCAGCAATCAACATGTATTTGAATTACGGATTTTTACCATATGATGTTTCCGAAGAAGAAAGAAAAGGGTGGTTGATGATGGAAGAAGTATTAGATAGAGATCTAGGGATATAG
- a CDS encoding NAD(P)-dependent oxidoreductase, producing MKIGIIAANGKAGQLVTEEAVNRGLDVTAIVRNENKTVATQSITKDIFELTTEDLTQFDVVVDAFGEFREDKLHLHKDTLKHLSDVLSNTNTRLLIIGGAGSLYVDDQLETQLYNTPTFPEAYKPLSTAQGEALVELRKRDDVRWTFISPAAEFNVDGERTGEYTLAGEVLTLNSKGESTISYADYAIALVDEATKGNHIQERISVVSK from the coding sequence ATGAAAATAGGTATAATAGCAGCGAATGGTAAAGCAGGTCAATTAGTTACAGAAGAAGCAGTAAACAGAGGTTTAGATGTAACAGCAATCGTTCGTAATGAAAATAAAACAGTCGCAACTCAATCTATTACTAAAGATATTTTTGAGTTAACTACAGAAGATTTAACACAATTTGACGTTGTTGTGGATGCTTTTGGTGAATTTAGAGAAGATAAACTTCATTTACACAAAGACACTTTAAAACATTTAAGTGATGTTTTATCTAATACGAATACAAGACTACTTATTATCGGTGGAGCTGGTAGTTTATATGTTGATGATCAATTAGAAACTCAACTTTATAACACACCTACGTTCCCTGAGGCGTACAAACCTCTTTCAACTGCTCAAGGTGAAGCGCTTGTTGAACTTCGTAAAAGAGATGATGTACGTTGGACATTTATTAGTCCCGCAGCTGAGTTTAATGTTGATGGCGAAAGAACTGGAGAATATACTTTAGCTGGTGAAGTATTAACATTAAATAGTAAAGGCGAAAGTACAATAAGCTATGCTGACTACGCTATCGCATTAGTTGATGAAGCTACAAAAGGTAATCATATACAAGAAAGAATTTCAGTTGTTTCAAAATAA
- a CDS encoding Rrf2 family transcriptional regulator has protein sequence MNTQISVAIHILSLLSINEEPLSSKFLAGSINSNPTLVRKICKYLRNGHLIESQQGKSGYKLSIPANQISLGDVYRLIQEEEHFAKIHQDTNPECVIGKNIQSALNGIYTNVDLKIIEELNQTTIEDLATEMSNK, from the coding sequence GTGAATACACAAATTTCGGTAGCAATCCATATACTGTCTTTGTTATCAATTAATGAAGAACCCCTATCGAGTAAATTTTTAGCAGGTAGTATTAACAGTAACCCGACACTCGTAAGGAAAATATGTAAATATTTAAGAAATGGTCATTTAATTGAAAGCCAACAAGGTAAATCCGGTTACAAACTTTCAATTCCAGCTAATCAAATTTCTTTAGGCGACGTATATCGTCTTATTCAAGAAGAAGAACATTTCGCAAAAATTCATCAAGATACTAATCCAGAATGTGTTATCGGTAAAAATATACAATCTGCATTAAACGGTATTTATACGAATGTAGATTTGAAAATTATAGAAGAACTCAATCAGACAACAATAGAAGATTTAGCAACAGAAATGTCTAATAAGTAA
- a CDS encoding polysaccharide deacetylase family protein: MKKIFQSIMCLIVCVLMLTGCQSNQQNKKTEKAPQKKVSQKYNAKNDKENESDLETYKGQIHHLFFHPNVVYPKRAFTGVQAKGYFEWMTTTNEFKEAIKELHKNNYILIDPHDAYDFSGDKVTKKELKLPKGKKALILSIDDMNYYDYMRKNGNVNRLVLNDEQEVVSESTDDNGKTVKSDKEAIVPILNDYVEKHKDFSFKGAKAVVALTGYEGVLGYRTNELNDKDYEKRKKDAQDIVKVMKRDGWLFGSHSYGHINFSNSSYDRIVQDTERWKKEVEPIVGKTDLFIYPHGARVAIGSPAFKYLSEQQGFKLIASVGPIAYEEMTPKAVTQDRIAIDGINLTTGKYKLKPYMDPEKVFNKEERKYYIGT; the protein is encoded by the coding sequence TTGAAAAAAATATTTCAAAGTATTATGTGTTTAATAGTATGCGTGTTGATGCTTACAGGGTGTCAATCTAATCAACAAAATAAAAAAACTGAAAAAGCACCTCAGAAAAAAGTTTCACAAAAGTATAATGCTAAAAATGACAAAGAAAATGAAAGTGATTTAGAAACATATAAAGGACAAATTCATCATTTGTTTTTTCATCCAAACGTTGTGTATCCTAAGAGAGCTTTTACAGGGGTACAAGCAAAAGGGTATTTTGAATGGATGACAACAACGAATGAATTTAAAGAAGCGATTAAAGAATTACATAAAAATAATTACATTCTCATTGATCCACATGATGCGTATGACTTTTCAGGGGATAAAGTGACTAAGAAGGAACTTAAATTACCTAAAGGCAAAAAAGCTTTAATTTTATCAATAGACGATATGAACTATTACGATTACATGAGGAAAAACGGTAATGTGAATAGGCTCGTATTGAATGATGAACAAGAAGTGGTCTCTGAATCAACAGATGACAACGGTAAAACGGTCAAATCGGATAAAGAAGCCATTGTACCAATACTAAATGATTACGTCGAAAAACATAAAGACTTTTCATTCAAAGGAGCAAAAGCCGTCGTCGCTTTAACAGGTTATGAAGGTGTGCTCGGTTATCGAACAAACGAATTGAACGATAAAGATTATGAAAAACGAAAAAAAGACGCACAAGATATAGTAAAAGTGATGAAACGTGACGGTTGGCTGTTTGGAAGCCATTCATATGGACATATTAATTTTTCAAACAGTAGTTATGATCGAATCGTGCAAGATACCGAAAGATGGAAAAAAGAAGTTGAACCTATAGTAGGAAAAACAGATTTATTCATTTATCCACACGGTGCGAGAGTCGCGATCGGTTCACCAGCATTTAAATATTTATCAGAACAACAAGGATTTAAACTCATTGCCTCAGTTGGTCCGATAGCATATGAAGAAATGACACCAAAAGCAGTAACACAAGACAGAATCGCGATAGACGGAATCAACTTAACAACAGGAAAATACAAACTCAAACCATATATGGACCCAGAAAAAGTATTTAACAAAGAAGAAAGAAAGTATTATATAGGTACGTGA
- a CDS encoding type II CAAX endopeptidase family protein, producing MKAIKEMWIDEDPISNNKYKYVFWQSILLIMLFMGTYLTLALAHSGIVVIIGVVLFALSIFTLEKFNFNLIKIERIKLRHLLYVLIATMITNMIYWTTSAIIGQPSNQMVVYQDLREFPLMISIMIFVILGPIFEEIIFRGFLLKGIFKGHLLIGFIVSSVLFGLIHGPTSVGEFTIYLSLGLIFGAVYLITRRIEASILCHSLNNLIHILIFVNFYK from the coding sequence ATGAAAGCTATAAAGGAAATGTGGATAGACGAGGATCCAATATCTAATAACAAATATAAATATGTATTTTGGCAGTCTATCTTGCTCATTATGTTATTCATGGGAACTTATTTAACTTTAGCGTTAGCTCATAGTGGCATTGTCGTCATTATAGGTGTCGTATTATTTGCGCTCTCAATATTTACATTAGAAAAGTTCAATTTCAACTTAATTAAAATTGAACGCATAAAACTGCGACACTTACTTTATGTTCTGATTGCTACAATGATCACGAACATGATTTATTGGACTACATCAGCAATCATAGGGCAACCTAGCAATCAAATGGTCGTTTATCAAGACTTGAGAGAATTTCCTCTCATGATTTCTATTATGATTTTTGTTATTTTAGGACCTATTTTTGAAGAAATTATTTTTAGAGGATTTTTATTAAAAGGGATTTTTAAAGGTCATCTATTAATTGGTTTCATTGTATCTAGTGTATTGTTTGGGTTAATACATGGACCTACGAGTGTCGGGGAATTTACAATTTATTTGAGTCTCGGTTTAATTTTTGGTGCAGTTTATTTAATCACACGACGAATTGAAGCTTCAATCTTATGTCATAGTTTAAATAATTTAATTCACATACTAATTTTTGTAAATTTTTACAAATAA
- the rpiA gene encoding ribose-5-phosphate isomerase RpiA — MDQNQLKERVAHEAVNYIQDGMKVGLGTGSTIYYAIQKLSERIKNGLDIIAIPTSTKTTEWANEYGIPLTDFSKVEHLDIVIDGADEVDEHFQMIKGGGGALLREKIVANATDAFIVIVDESKLVHQLGNFQVPIEVIPFGFEVTAKAIEALGGKSTLRTTDKGPFITDNQNYILDCDFGLIEHPEKFNHDLISIIGVVETGLFIDMASKVLVSRSDTGKVDELNR, encoded by the coding sequence ATGGATCAAAATCAATTAAAAGAGCGTGTGGCGCATGAAGCGGTTAATTATATTCAAGATGGTATGAAGGTTGGGCTTGGTACGGGCTCGACAATTTATTATGCTATTCAAAAGTTAAGTGAACGTATTAAAAATGGTTTGGACATCATTGCGATTCCGACTTCTACTAAAACAACTGAATGGGCTAATGAATATGGTATTCCTTTAACGGACTTTTCAAAGGTGGAGCATTTAGACATTGTTATCGATGGTGCTGATGAGGTTGATGAACATTTTCAGATGATTAAAGGTGGTGGGGGTGCGCTTTTACGTGAGAAAATTGTCGCCAATGCTACTGACGCGTTCATCGTGATTGTAGATGAATCAAAATTAGTCCATCAACTTGGAAATTTCCAAGTGCCTATAGAAGTGATTCCGTTTGGTTTTGAAGTAACAGCAAAAGCAATCGAAGCACTAGGTGGTAAGTCGACTTTAAGAACGACTGATAAAGGGCCATTTATTACAGATAATCAAAATTATATTTTAGATTGTGATTTTGGACTGATTGAACATCCTGAAAAATTCAATCATGATTTAATATCTATTATAGGCGTTGTTGAAACAGGTTTATTTATCGATATGGCTAGTAAAGTATTAGTGAGTCGTTCGGATACAGGAAAAGTTGATGAATTAAATAGATGA
- a CDS encoding DUF805 domain-containing protein has translation MNKSSNLISSYFNFWKRCLDINGRSTRSEFWHPFWINFLITSLLGIFSVGTLSSIFAIITLIPYFTVMTRRLHDSNRSMVFAILYYIGGFITKAAAILFVLGVIFATIKFEEFGLLGSTLIASIFGVVIAGVVSLYILYLLVKPGNKKVNRYGSGGSCQNNKLLVQE, from the coding sequence ATGAATAAATCATCTAATCTTATTAGCAGTTATTTTAATTTTTGGAAACGTTGCTTAGACATTAATGGACGGTCCACTCGTTCTGAATTTTGGCACCCATTTTGGATTAATTTTTTAATTACTTCTCTTTTAGGGATATTTTCTGTAGGTACTTTAAGTAGTATATTTGCGATTATAACGCTTATACCATACTTTACTGTCATGACTAGACGCTTACATGATTCAAATCGATCAATGGTTTTTGCAATACTATACTATATTGGTGGGTTTATCACTAAAGCCGCAGCAATTCTATTTGTGTTAGGTGTTATATTTGCGACTATTAAGTTTGAAGAATTTGGTCTATTAGGATCTACATTAATTGCTAGTATTTTTGGTGTGGTTATTGCAGGGGTAGTTTCATTGTATATTTTATATTTATTAGTTAAACCTGGGAACAAAAAAGTTAATAGATATGGTTCTGGAGGCAGCTGTCAGAACAATAAGTTACTAGTACAAGAATAA
- a CDS encoding NADH-dependent flavin oxidoreductase: MNEKYRPLFETLKLPNGVELRNRFVLAPLTHVSSNEDGSISDVELPYIEKRSKDVGITMTAASYIEPLGQAFPGQPSVSKEEDIAGLSKQAEVMKKNGAKALVQIHHGGALSLPGLTPNGDVAAPSEVEVRGFGQKETHKARALTVEEIEHSIESFARATKIAIDAGFDGIEIHGANHYLVHQFFSPYYNRREDEWGDHLKYPLAVVDAVTKVVREHGTPDFIVGYRFSPEEVESPGISMELTENLVKTLSEKPLDYLHVSLMDIHSTTRDGKYKDQTRVKLLLDWIDGRVPLIGIGSIFTADDALAAIETGVPLIALGRELLLDHEFIAKLAAGKEDEIVSEFDPDREDLHDLPEALWKQFNAGFYPLPRKDEKSSNIK, encoded by the coding sequence ATGAATGAAAAATATAGACCATTATTTGAAACTTTAAAATTACCGAATGGTGTAGAATTAAGAAATAGATTTGTGTTAGCACCGTTAACACATGTGTCTTCTAATGAAGATGGTAGTATCTCAGATGTTGAGCTACCTTATATAGAAAAACGTTCTAAAGACGTTGGTATTACAATGACAGCAGCGAGTTATATTGAGCCACTTGGACAGGCTTTTCCTGGACAACCTTCAGTTTCTAAGGAAGAAGATATTGCTGGATTATCTAAACAAGCTGAAGTGATGAAGAAGAATGGTGCGAAAGCTTTAGTTCAAATTCATCATGGTGGTGCATTGTCATTACCTGGTTTAACGCCTAATGGTGATGTTGCAGCGCCGAGTGAAGTTGAAGTTAGAGGCTTTGGTCAAAAAGAAACGCATAAGGCACGCGCGCTTACTGTAGAAGAAATTGAACATTCTATTGAATCATTTGCAAGAGCTACTAAAATTGCAATTGACGCTGGATTTGATGGTATTGAAATTCATGGTGCCAATCATTATTTAGTACATCAGTTCTTTTCCCCATATTATAATAGAAGAGAAGATGAGTGGGGAGATCATTTGAAATATCCTTTAGCAGTTGTAGATGCTGTAACAAAAGTCGTACGTGAACATGGTACACCAGACTTTATCGTTGGATATCGTTTTTCTCCAGAAGAAGTAGAATCACCAGGGATTTCAATGGAATTAACTGAGAACCTCGTTAAAACATTGTCAGAAAAACCATTAGACTATTTACACGTATCATTAATGGACATCCACTCAACTACGAGAGATGGTAAATATAAAGATCAAACACGTGTGAAATTATTATTAGATTGGATAGATGGACGAGTTCCATTAATCGGTATAGGCTCAATCTTTACTGCAGACGATGCACTTGCAGCAATAGAAACAGGCGTACCATTAATCGCATTAGGTAGAGAATTGTTATTAGATCATGAATTTATCGCAAAACTTGCAGCTGGAAAAGAAGATGAAATAGTTTCAGAATTCGATCCAGATAGAGAAGACTTACATGACTTACCAGAAGCATTATGGAAACAATTTAACGCAGGATTCTATCCATTACCAAGAAAAGATGAAAAATCATCAAATATTAAATAA
- a CDS encoding fructose PTS transporter subunit IIA has protein sequence MNIVELIDKNTFIFDQSITTKSDLFNSLAETLNDNGYLKNKKKFLKDLYKREEVVSTGIEDGFGIPHAKTKYINKPIIAFAKTSELSDYKALDDTQINTVFLIALPKNAHDAHLDLLSELARHLMDPEFRQYIKNAEQADEIVNILSV, from the coding sequence ATGAATATCGTGGAACTTATAGATAAAAATACTTTTATTTTCGATCAGTCAATCACCACAAAAAGTGACCTATTTAATTCACTTGCTGAAACTTTGAACGATAACGGTTATTTAAAAAACAAGAAAAAATTTTTAAAAGACTTATATAAGCGGGAAGAAGTTGTTTCAACGGGAATTGAAGATGGCTTTGGTATACCCCATGCAAAAACTAAATATATAAATAAACCTATCATTGCTTTTGCAAAGACTTCTGAATTAAGTGATTACAAAGCTTTAGATGACACACAAATTAATACAGTATTTCTCATTGCATTACCTAAAAACGCACATGATGCACATTTAGATTTATTAAGTGAATTAGCTCGACATTTAATGGATCCAGAATTTCGTCAATACATTAAGAATGCAGAACAGGCAGATGAAATTGTAAATATTTTATCTGTATAG
- a CDS encoding fructose-specific PTS transporter subunit EIIC — translation MNIVGITACPTGIAHTYMAAEKLTKTAENLGHNIKIETQGSKIENILTQEEINQADLIIIAIDKEIDLSRFKDKQVKKISTAHAIKMPEKIIEDGLNGIDLLTIENKNNNNSSSNKSGIYNHFMNGVNYMLPFVIAGGILIAISFAFGINAADPESDSYNKFAAALSKIGGDTAFQLMVPALAAGIASSIAGRAGFAPGLVAGTLATVDGSGFLGGMISGLLAGYVTDALANKVKIPKSISALYQLIVVPLVSIFIVGLAMVFLINTPISWLLDALTHWLNGLGQSSGVLFGLLIGAMMAADMGGPINKSISTFSIGLMSAGVNAPIAACMVAGMTPPLGLALATILFKNKFTEEERTSGKSCWVLGASYITEGAIPFAVADPLRVIPSLILGSATAAAISMGAGVTSLAPHGGVWILFIPNVINHLFAYIIAIISGTVVTALSVGLLKKKVSHEQKAKSKEIIENKVEI, via the coding sequence ATGAATATCGTAGGGATCACTGCTTGTCCAACAGGTATAGCTCATACTTATATGGCTGCGGAAAAACTAACAAAGACTGCGGAAAATCTTGGACATAATATAAAAATAGAGACGCAAGGTTCAAAGATTGAAAATATCTTAACACAAGAAGAAATAAATCAAGCTGATTTAATCATTATCGCTATTGATAAGGAAATTGATTTAAGTAGGTTTAAAGATAAACAGGTCAAAAAAATTTCTACAGCACATGCAATAAAAATGCCAGAAAAAATTATAGAAGACGGTTTAAATGGTATTGATTTACTAACTATTGAAAATAAAAACAATAACAATAGTTCTTCTAATAAATCAGGTATATATAACCATTTCATGAATGGTGTAAATTATATGCTCCCATTTGTTATTGCCGGAGGGATTTTAATAGCTATAAGTTTTGCCTTTGGAATAAATGCAGCAGATCCTGAATCAGATTCATACAATAAATTCGCTGCTGCACTTTCTAAAATTGGTGGCGATACTGCATTCCAATTAATGGTTCCTGCATTAGCTGCTGGTATTGCATCTTCAATTGCAGGTAGAGCTGGTTTCGCCCCTGGTTTAGTAGCCGGAACTTTAGCCACAGTTGATGGTTCTGGATTTTTAGGCGGCATGATTAGTGGGTTATTAGCTGGTTATGTAACCGACGCATTAGCTAACAAAGTTAAAATCCCGAAATCAATTTCAGCTCTTTATCAACTTATCGTTGTTCCACTTGTATCCATCTTTATTGTTGGTCTCGCTATGGTCTTCCTAATCAATACACCAATATCATGGCTACTAGATGCTTTAACTCATTGGTTGAATGGTCTTGGTCAGTCTTCAGGCGTCTTATTCGGGCTGTTAATTGGGGCTATGATGGCCGCCGATATGGGTGGACCTATTAATAAATCTATTTCAACATTTTCAATTGGACTCATGTCTGCAGGTGTTAACGCGCCAATTGCTGCTTGTATGGTAGCAGGTATGACACCTCCACTTGGACTTGCTTTAGCAACAATATTATTTAAAAACAAATTTACAGAAGAAGAAAGAACATCAGGAAAATCTTGCTGGGTATTAGGTGCATCATATATTACAGAAGGAGCTATTCCATTTGCAGTCGCAGATCCACTAAGAGTTATACCAAGTTTAATATTAGGTTCTGCTACTGCCGCAGCAATATCTATGGGAGCAGGTGTCACATCGTTAGCTCCACATGGTGGTGTTTGGATCTTATTTATTCCAAACGTAATCAATCATTTATTTGCTTATATTATCGCAATTATTAGCGGAACAGTTGTAACTGCATTATCAGTTGGATTATTAAAGAAAAAGGTCTCACATGAACAAAAAGCAAAATCGAAAGAAATAATAGAAAATAAGGTGGAGATATAA
- a CDS encoding ketose-bisphosphate aldolase, giving the protein MLYNMKDLLQVANENKFAVPAFNICSFDMLKSIMEEAERLEAPVIIEIHPDEIEYLGNHFVSVVRAYALNNKIPVVIHLDHGGTLYDVTRAIRNGYTSVMIDASTKSFEDNISITKKVVEFAHNVGVSVEAELGTIGNNGSSEGGTDKIIFTDPDQAEQFVKETNIDTLAVAIGTSHGLYPKGKTPKLNIELLKEINSRLSIPIVLHGGSGNPDEEVSESVKHGVGKVNLSSDLKSVFFEEVRQTLIKNENMYEPNEVYPNANSKLKEVVEYKMNLLNTVGKAKLYMQ; this is encoded by the coding sequence ATGTTATATAATATGAAAGATTTACTTCAAGTAGCAAACGAAAATAAATTCGCAGTACCAGCATTTAATATATGTAGTTTTGACATGCTAAAATCAATTATGGAAGAAGCTGAAAGACTAGAAGCCCCAGTAATTATTGAAATACACCCTGATGAAATTGAGTATTTAGGAAATCATTTTGTTTCTGTTGTTAGAGCATACGCACTTAATAATAAAATTCCAGTCGTTATTCATTTAGATCATGGAGGAACATTATATGATGTAACGCGAGCAATTAGAAACGGTTATACTTCCGTCATGATTGATGCCTCAACCAAATCATTCGAAGATAATATTTCTATAACTAAAAAAGTGGTTGAATTCGCACACAATGTCGGTGTTTCAGTAGAAGCAGAATTAGGTACAATTGGAAACAACGGTTCTAGTGAAGGTGGCACTGATAAAATTATTTTCACAGACCCAGACCAAGCTGAACAATTTGTAAAAGAGACAAATATCGATACTTTGGCTGTTGCAATCGGTACTTCTCATGGTCTATATCCAAAAGGTAAAACGCCAAAATTAAATATTGAACTACTAAAAGAAATTAATTCAAGATTATCTATCCCTATCGTCTTACATGGTGGGTCAGGCAATCCAGACGAAGAAGTAAGCGAATCAGTGAAACATGGTGTTGGAAAAGTTAATTTAAGTTCCGATTTAAAAAGTGTCTTTTTTGAAGAAGTAAGACAAACACTTATAAAGAATGAAAATATGTATGAACCTAATGAAGTTTATCCTAATGCAAACTCAAAATTAAAAGAAGTAGTTGAATATAAAATGAACTTATTGAATACTGTAGGAAAAGCAAAATTATATATGCAATAA